The following are from one region of the Salvia splendens isolate huo1 chromosome 2, SspV2, whole genome shotgun sequence genome:
- the LOC121762671 gene encoding zinc transporter 2-like — protein MASLKSTLLITLLFLLQFSVIRGHGGADHDEEEEGSEKGNLHGKGLILVKIWCLIIMFASTFAGGVSPYFYRWNESFLLLGTQFAGGVFLGTALMHFLSDSTSAFAELTTKEYPFSFMLASAGYLVTMLADCAISHLVSSSWKETRVDVEGGGSDREVGELHLHPVFVKTSSVGDTILLILALCFHSIFEGIAVGVADTKADAWRNLWTISLHKIFAAVAMGIALLRMIPKRPFLATVAYSFAFAISSPVGVGIGIALDATSQGRGADWTYAISMGIACGVFVYVAINHLIAKGFKPQNKCYFDTPFFKFLAVLLGVAVISVVMIWD, from the exons ATGGCCAGTTTGAAGTCAACATTGTTGATCACGCTACTCTTTCTCCTCCAATTTTCCGTGATCAGAGGCCACGGCGGCGCCGAccacgacgaggaggaggagggatCGGAGAAGGGGAATCTGCACGGCAAAGGGCTGATCCTGGTGAAGATATGGTGCCTGATAATCATGTTCGCGAGCACCTTCGCCGGCGGCGTGTCGCCGTATTTCTACCGATGGAACGAGAGCTTTCTTCTGCTCGGGACTCAGTTCGCCGGCGGCGTGTTCCTGGGAACTGCTCTGATGCATTTCTTGAGCGACTCCACCTCCGCTTTTGCCGAGCTCACGACGAAGGAGTATCCCTTTTCGTTCATGCTGGCCTCGGCTGGCTATCTTGTCACTATGCTGGCTGACTGCGCCATCTCGCACCTCGTCAGCAGCAGCTGGAAGGAGACTCGAGTTGATGTCGAAGGAGGCGGCAGCGACAGGGAGGTAGGGGAGCTTCACCTTCACCCGGTGTTTGTCAAGACTAGTTCTGTTGGTGATACTATTCTTCTTATACTTGCATTGTGCTTTCACTCCATTTTTGAGGGCATTGCTGTTGGTGTTGCAG ATACGAAAGCAGACGCTTGGAGAAATCTGTGGACGATTTCACTCCACAAGATCTTCGCTGCAGTTGCAATGGGGATTGCACTACTGAGGATGATACCAAAGAGGCCGTTTCTAGCAACCGTGGCATACTCCTTCGCCTTTGCAATCTCAAGCCCGGTGGGGGTCGGAATAGGCATCGCCCTTGATGCCACCAGCCAAGGCCGCGGTGCTGACTGGACCTACGCCATCTCAATGGGCATCGCCTGTGGAGTTTTCGTTTATGTAGCCATCAACCATTTGATAGCCAAGGGCTTCAAACCTCAGAATAAGTGCTACTTTGATACTCCCTTCTTCAAGTTTTTAGCTGTCTTACTAGGAGTCGCAGTAATATCTGTTGTAATGATATGGGACTAG